TATATGCGAGATTATGAATCCAGACGGAACGATGGCCAGACGAGACAGTTTAGAGAAGTTTGCCAAAGAGCATAATCTAAAAATTTTGTATATCTCAGATATCGTAGAGTATAGACTGCAAAACGAGCGGCTCATAAAAAAGATCAATGAAGAGGAGATAGAGTTTTTTGGTGTAAAGGTCAACCGGATTGATTTTCAAGATCATTTGGGGAATATCCATACAGCTATCGTTTTCTATTCAGCCAATGGTCAGGCAAATGTACGCTTTCATAATGTATCGAAAGATAAAGAGCTTTTACTTGATCAAAAAAAGTATCAAACATTAATCCGCTCAATTGATTATTTGAAAAAAAACAGCGGTGTTCTTGTCTTTTTGGAAAATGAAAAAGTGGGGGACCAGACGAAAGAGTATGGTATAGGGGCGCAGATTCTAAAAGAGCTTGGTGTCAAAGAGATCAGACTTCTTACATCGCATAAAGGAAAAGAGTTTGTAGGACTCAGCGGATTTGGGCTCGATATAGTCGAAGAGATAGAAATCGCTAAAAATTTTTAAATTTTCATCTACATAATTTAATCCATATTAAGTTATAATGATTGTATTCACAAAAAGGATGAAAATGCTCACATTTGCTCTATGTCCTCATGATTCTGAGGATGAGAGAGAGCTAAAGAAGTGGAAACATTTAGCAAACTCACTTTCTCAAAAGCTGCATAAAACCATAAAGTTGGTTACGTTTGCAAATTACATCGAAGAGAAAATAAAACTCCCTGAAGCAAATTATGATCTTTATTATGCGAATCCCGTGGCTTCGTATTTTTTATATAAAAATGGCTATAAACCGGCTGCACGCTTGAAGGATAAAAAAGACACATTTGTTGTCATCGGATATAAAAACAATACAATCCATCATACCACATTAACGACGACTTATATAGAAACACATATGCTGCCTATGCTTATAGAAGAGGAGTTTGATTTTGTTACAACGGATGTTGTACTGGTTCCAACCCAAAAAGAGATTTATGAACGTGTGAAAGCAAAAAAAGTTGAATATGGAATTATGTATGAAGATAGTTACGATGCTATAAAGGATTCAGATAAACCTCCCATTGTTGCTCGTGTACCATCAAATTTTCATCATACCTTAATGGTAAAGCCAAATCTTTATAAAAATATTCAAAAGATATTACAAACGTACAAAGAATTTGAGCTTATAGACGAGGAAGAGTTTTTAGATGGAATTACAGAGAAACTGCCGATTATCTCTTTTTTAAAAACGAAGGAGTTTTTTGATGTCTCTAAGGCTCTTTACAACAACCCTTTTGTAGGAGTACTCATTTATAAAAATAAAATCGAATATGCCAACGAGGCGCTCCAGGAAAAATTTGGTTATACGTTACAAGAGTTGGAATATATGAGTCCTGAAGAGATGGTGTGTGATGAGCAAAAAGCAATGGTCAAAGAAGCTATTCAAAGAAGAATAAACGGGGAGTTTTTCTCAAAAGGATATGAAAAGCTTATAATAAAAACAAAAGATGAACAAAGAATCTATACTCTTGCGTTTGCAAACACCATTCTTTATAAAAACTCCTATGCAGGACTCGTTTTTTTGGTCGATATTACAAAAGAGGTGCTGTATCAAAAACTCTATAAGGCTCTTCGAAATGTCAACAGAGCCATAACCACCGTTTTAACGGAAGAAGAGCTTGCCAAAATAGTATGTGAAACACTTGTGAGTGAACTGGACATTAAATTCGTATGGATCGGTGTTCCGGATCCAAAGGGTCAAACTTTTCAAGCAATATATAAATGTGGGGAAGAA
This region of Nitratiruptor sp. YY08-10 genomic DNA includes:
- a CDS encoding bifunctional 3,4-dihydroxy-2-butanone 4-phosphate synthase/GTP cyclohydrolase II, whose amino-acid sequence is MPVKRVEEALEEIKKGNMVVLIDDEDRENEGDLVYAATFSTPEKVNFLASEARGLICVTVTKDIANRLELTPMVQKNDSAHETAFTVSVDAKEATTGISAFERDLTIKLLANPTSTPSDFVKPGHIFPLIAKEGGVLVRTGHTEGSVDLCKLAGLQPAAVICEIMNPDGTMARRDSLEKFAKEHNLKILYISDIVEYRLQNERLIKKINEEEIEFFGVKVNRIDFQDHLGNIHTAIVFYSANGQANVRFHNVSKDKELLLDQKKYQTLIRSIDYLKKNSGVLVFLENEKVGDQTKEYGIGAQILKELGVKEIRLLTSHKGKEFVGLSGFGLDIVEEIEIAKNF